One genomic segment of Planctomycetota bacterium includes these proteins:
- a CDS encoding AAA family ATPase, with protein MYTSYWQLDRKPFESGADTTAYYPSQSHQASLLKLRYSIENRSGGALLAGPSGIGKTLLVRLLAERLGEAFRPVVHVFYPAMSSAELLAYLAVQLGDRSTAQASMTLDESVATIGRALEQNVAAGRHALVVVDEAQSLAGRQALETLRLLMNFNVAGQPALSLLLVGQPALLPMVDRVPELEERLSVKCLMRPFTVEETMSYVQHRLALAGAKHAIFSTGALETVHQLSEGLPRRINRLCDLALLIGYANEQKSIDAGLIEALAGELAGVAPE; from the coding sequence ATGTACACCTCCTACTGGCAACTCGATCGCAAGCCGTTTGAGAGCGGCGCCGACACGACGGCTTATTACCCAAGCCAGTCGCATCAGGCGTCGTTGTTGAAGCTGCGCTATTCAATCGAGAATCGTTCGGGAGGGGCACTGCTGGCCGGGCCGTCGGGCATCGGCAAGACGCTGCTCGTGCGGCTGCTGGCCGAGCGGTTGGGCGAGGCCTTCCGGCCCGTGGTACACGTCTTCTACCCGGCTATGTCCTCGGCTGAGTTGCTCGCTTATCTGGCCGTGCAACTCGGTGACCGTTCAACGGCCCAAGCGTCGATGACGCTTGACGAAAGCGTGGCCACCATTGGTCGCGCCTTGGAACAAAACGTCGCCGCCGGCCGGCATGCGCTAGTCGTGGTGGACGAGGCCCAATCGCTGGCCGGACGCCAGGCGCTTGAAACACTGCGCCTGTTGATGAACTTCAATGTCGCGGGGCAGCCGGCACTTTCGCTACTGCTCGTGGGCCAACCGGCTTTGCTGCCGATGGTCGATCGCGTGCCCGAGCTTGAGGAACGCCTGAGCGTGAAGTGCCTGATGCGCCCCTTCACTGTCGAAGAGACGATGAGCTACGTGCAGCATCGGCTGGCGCTGGCCGGCGCGAAGCACGCGATCTTTTCGACCGGCGCGCTGGAAACCGTGCATCAACTTTCCGAAGGCCTGCCGCGGCGGATCAATCGCCTGTGCGACTTGGCGCTGCTGATCGGGTACGCCAACGAGCAGAAGTCCATCGACGCCGGGCTGATCGAAGCCCTGGCCGGCGAACTGGCCGGCGTGGCCCCGGAGTGA
- a CDS encoding DUF2092 domain-containing protein encodes MKRLLLGACWMVWFMGALVATAADAGKSEPAKVDPKADRALRGMTDALAKTKAFSVDVTANMTVQPVNQTNANVTSLVIDRGGKRMAAVLKSGETGATIVNDGKELTVALPMMKKYMVEPAPKSLEEPFPAILSGLLMMQGLQFVAPLWNEKPYDALIEGVTEVKYVGEEDVAGTKCDHLTFVQDPCDVQLWITKGDAPELRKISPDMTKLLQASGATLPPGITISLAVMFENWSLSPKLDDKTFVFAAPDGMEKVDSLFGRKQGPHPLKDKPAPDFSVKLLGGDELKLSKHKGKEVVVLDFWATWCGPCVQALPAIIEVTDSFKDKGVVFYAVNLQEDADTIRPFLEEKKLKPTVAMDSDGSVANSYGVEGIPQTVIIDKDGTVRVVHVGASPNLKKELTAEIEAILSGKAPANAEK; translated from the coding sequence ATGAAACGGCTGTTGCTGGGCGCGTGCTGGATGGTGTGGTTCATGGGCGCGCTGGTCGCCACGGCTGCCGACGCCGGTAAGAGCGAGCCGGCCAAGGTCGATCCCAAGGCCGATCGCGCCTTGCGCGGCATGACCGACGCGCTGGCCAAGACCAAGGCCTTCTCGGTCGACGTCACCGCCAACATGACGGTCCAGCCGGTCAATCAGACCAACGCCAATGTCACCAGCCTGGTCATTGACCGGGGCGGCAAGCGGATGGCGGCCGTGCTGAAGTCGGGCGAAACCGGCGCCACGATCGTCAACGACGGCAAGGAGTTGACCGTCGCCCTACCGATGATGAAGAAGTACATGGTCGAGCCGGCCCCCAAGTCGCTCGAAGAACCGTTTCCGGCCATCCTGAGCGGGCTGTTGATGATGCAGGGGCTGCAATTCGTCGCGCCGCTGTGGAACGAAAAGCCGTACGACGCGTTGATCGAAGGAGTGACCGAGGTCAAGTACGTGGGCGAGGAAGATGTGGCCGGCACGAAGTGCGACCATCTGACGTTCGTGCAAGACCCTTGCGATGTGCAACTCTGGATCACCAAGGGTGACGCTCCCGAGCTGCGCAAGATTTCACCCGACATGACCAAGCTGTTACAGGCCAGCGGCGCGACGTTGCCGCCGGGCATCACCATTTCGCTGGCCGTGATGTTCGAGAACTGGAGCCTGAGCCCCAAGCTCGATGACAAGACGTTTGTGTTTGCCGCTCCGGACGGGATGGAAAAGGTCGATTCGCTATTCGGCCGCAAGCAGGGGCCGCATCCGCTCAAGGACAAGCCAGCGCCGGACTTTTCGGTCAAGCTGCTCGGCGGCGACGAGTTGAAGTTGTCGAAGCACAAGGGTAAGGAAGTCGTCGTGCTCGACTTCTGGGCCACCTGGTGCGGGCCGTGCGTCCAGGCGCTGCCGGCGATTATCGAAGTGACCGACAGCTTCAAGGACAAGGGCGTGGTCTTCTACGCGGTGAACCTGCAAGAAGACGCCGACACCATCCGCCCCTTCCTGGAAGAAAAGAAGCTCAAGCCGACGGTGGCCATGGACAGCGACGGTAGTGTCGCCAACTCGTACGGCGTCGAAGGGATTCCCCAGACGGTGATCATCGACAAGGACGGCACGGTTCGCGTGGTTCACGTCGGCGCGTCGCCGAACCTGAAGAAAGAACTCACCGCCGAGATCGAAGCGATTCTGTCCGGCAAGGCCCCGGCCAACGCCGAGAAATAA
- a CDS encoding type III pantothenate kinase, with the protein MTPATGAELVAVDVGNSRVKLGRYASLDAAAGALPQPTSMLDVVPSLEANSATASPWNALDAWLADRRASEFRWLIGSVQRAVATQLVDWLQSRGVTQVTLLAARDLPLEVTLPRPDMVGIDRLLGAVAANRLRAADRPAIVIDLGTAITVDSVTAAGQFTGGAILPGIGLSARALHEFTDLLPLLDMQNLAAPPPALGTNTIEAMRAGIYWGAIGGVRHLIELLSAQGKATPEVFLTGGAAPGVAKLIAPSARFEPTLVLGGIALAARHLAAND; encoded by the coding sequence ATGACGCCGGCCACCGGCGCGGAACTCGTCGCCGTCGACGTCGGCAACAGTCGCGTCAAGCTGGGGCGCTACGCTTCGCTCGATGCCGCGGCGGGCGCCTTGCCACAACCGACGTCGATGCTCGACGTTGTGCCTTCACTCGAAGCGAACTCGGCGACAGCTTCGCCGTGGAATGCCCTCGATGCCTGGCTGGCCGACAGGCGGGCCAGTGAATTCCGCTGGCTGATCGGCAGCGTGCAGCGAGCCGTCGCCACGCAACTGGTCGATTGGTTGCAAAGCCGCGGAGTGACGCAAGTGACGCTGCTGGCGGCGCGCGATCTGCCGCTGGAAGTGACGTTGCCGCGCCCCGATATGGTTGGCATCGACCGGCTGCTCGGCGCGGTGGCGGCCAATCGCTTACGCGCGGCTGATCGACCGGCCATCGTCATCGACCTGGGGACCGCCATCACGGTCGACTCGGTCACCGCGGCCGGACAATTCACCGGGGGGGCGATTCTGCCCGGCATCGGGCTGTCGGCCCGGGCGCTGCACGAGTTCACCGATCTGTTGCCGCTGCTCGACATGCAAAACCTGGCCGCGCCGCCGCCGGCACTGGGGACTAACACGATCGAAGCGATGCGCGCCGGCATCTACTGGGGCGCGATCGGGGGCGTGCGGCACCTGATCGAGTTGCTCTCGGCCCAGGGCAAGGCCACGCCCGAAGTCTTCCTGACCGGCGGCGCCGCGCCGGGCGTAGCCAAGCTGATCGCCCCCTCGGCCCGGTTTGAACCGACGCTGGTGCTGGGGGGCATCGCGCTGGCGGCGCGGCATCTGGCCGCAAACGATTAA
- the obgE gene encoding GTPase ObgE: MFVDRVRIHVQAGNGGDGCVSFRREKFIPRGGPDGGDGGDGGSVIIIAQPGVDSLAALSQKKHWSATSGERGGQAQCYGADGNDLILHVPPGTIVRDATRNFVIKDLAAGGEQVVAARGGHGGKGNVRFKSSTNRAPRQFTPGEVGESRELLLELKVIADVGLIGKPNAGKSTMLSRVSRARPEIADYPFTTKYPNLGLVQVDEDHSFVMADIPGLIEGAHAGVGLGHEFLRHIERAGILVHLVEPEPVDGTDPIANYRAVRQELELYDVQLRERPEVVCLSKCELPAASDVAARLSELVGYDVLQVSAVTGRGLDRLLFAVTRMLEQQKQKAAASETHAAVATAAGAAQEPGA, encoded by the coding sequence GCGGCGACGGCTGTGTCAGCTTTCGGCGCGAGAAGTTCATTCCCCGCGGCGGTCCCGACGGCGGCGACGGAGGCGACGGAGGCAGCGTGATCATCATCGCGCAACCGGGCGTTGACAGTCTGGCCGCCCTGTCGCAAAAAAAGCACTGGAGCGCCACCAGCGGCGAGCGCGGCGGCCAGGCCCAATGCTACGGCGCCGACGGCAACGACTTGATCTTGCACGTGCCGCCCGGCACGATCGTCCGCGACGCCACTCGCAACTTTGTCATTAAGGACCTGGCCGCGGGGGGCGAACAGGTCGTGGCGGCCCGCGGCGGCCACGGTGGCAAGGGAAATGTTCGCTTCAAGTCCTCGACCAATCGCGCACCACGGCAGTTCACCCCTGGCGAAGTGGGCGAGTCGCGCGAGCTGCTGCTCGAACTCAAGGTGATCGCCGACGTGGGGCTGATCGGCAAGCCGAACGCTGGCAAGAGCACCATGCTCAGCCGCGTCTCACGCGCTCGCCCCGAGATCGCCGACTACCCGTTCACCACCAAGTACCCGAACCTGGGGCTGGTCCAGGTCGATGAAGATCATTCGTTCGTGATGGCCGACATTCCCGGCTTGATCGAAGGGGCCCACGCCGGCGTCGGGCTGGGACACGAGTTTTTGCGGCACATTGAGCGGGCCGGCATCCTGGTCCACCTGGTCGAGCCCGAGCCTGTCGATGGCACCGACCCGATCGCCAACTATCGCGCGGTGCGGCAAGAGCTCGAACTCTACGACGTCCAATTGCGCGAGCGCCCCGAGGTGGTTTGCCTGTCGAAGTGCGAACTGCCCGCGGCGAGCGACGTCGCGGCGCGACTTTCGGAGTTGGTCGGCTACGACGTGTTGCAAGTCTCGGCCGTCACCGGGCGCGGGCTCGATCGGCTGTTGTTTGCCGTGACTCGCATGCTTGAACAGCAAAAGCAGAAAGCCGCCGCCAGCGAAACCCACGCCGCGGTTGCGACCGCCGCCGGGGCCGCGCAGGAGCCGGGCGCATGA